AAGCATAGTCAAAATGTAAATAGCAATGTAGACACCAGAAGAAGATGCCGTAATCAAGGCAAAGGCATCTGAGACACCTGGCAACACATTGATAAAGGCAGAAACAGCAACTACAATCGCAGAAAAAATAATCGCGCGACTTGGAATCCCCATACGAGATAAGCTATTCAGTTTCAAACGATTCATCACTTTGCTGTTTGGTGTTTCTTTTGCAATCTGGTACAAGTGACGCCCTGTTGAATAGAGGGTGGAATTCAAGGAAGATGCAGCAGCTGTCAGTACGACAAAATTAATCAATCCTGCTGCCCACTTGATTCCTACCATCTGAAAGACCGTTACAAACGGTGACTTATTGACGGGAAGCTGTTGCCAAGGGAAAATAGCCATAATCGCCAACAATGCTCCTACATAAAAGATTACAATTCGGATTGGAATTTCTTTAATGGCTTTTGGCAATACTTGGCGGGGATTAGCGGTTTCAGAAGTAGTAATTCCAACAAACTCGATCGCTTGGTAAGCAAAGAAGACCATTTGGAAGGCCATGACGAACTTGACCCAACCATTTGGAAACATTTGAAAACCACTAGTAATATTGGTTAAACTAGCGTGTCCAGCTGGTGTTTCAAAGTTCGTCGTCACCATAAAGATCCCTGTTACGATCAGGGCTAAAATCGTGACAATCTTGATCATTCCAAACCAGAATTCAACCTCTCCAAAAACCTTCACAGCGATCAAGTTTACACAACTTAAAAGCGCTAAAAAGATAATTTGAATCTGCCAGGCTGGCCAATTTGGAAACCAAAGCTGGACATAGTTGGAAACAGCAGTGATCTCTGCCATTCCCAAAAATACCAAGGAGACCCAATAGGACCATCCTGAAAAATAACCCCAACCTTTTCCTAGATACTTGGTGATAAAGTTGATAAAGGTGTGTTGATCTGGATCCATATAGAGCATTTCTCCGATTGCCCGCATCATCAAGTACATGAAGGCGCCAGTCAGCATATAGACTAAAATAATAGAGGGTCCTGTCAAAGAAAGGGAACGACCGGCTCCAAGAAAGAGTCCTGTCCCGATGGTTCCTGCAATAGCGATCAGCTGAACATGCCGATTTTGCAGACCACGAACCATCCCATTTTCGGTTTCTTCACCAGGATGATGTTTTTTTGACATATGATTACTCCAATTCTTTTTCTGTACATTTTCAGAAAAGTATACTTCAAATTT
The DNA window shown above is from Streptococcus sp. S1 and carries:
- a CDS encoding amino acid permease is translated as MSKKHHPGEETENGMVRGLQNRHVQLIAIAGTIGTGLFLGAGRSLSLTGPSIILVYMLTGAFMYLMMRAIGEMLYMDPDQHTFINFITKYLGKGWGYFSGWSYWVSLVFLGMAEITAVSNYVQLWFPNWPAWQIQIIFLALLSCVNLIAVKVFGEVEFWFGMIKIVTILALIVTGIFMVTTNFETPAGHASLTNITSGFQMFPNGWVKFVMAFQMVFFAYQAIEFVGITTSETANPRQVLPKAIKEIPIRIVIFYVGALLAIMAIFPWQQLPVNKSPFVTVFQMVGIKWAAGLINFVVLTAAASSLNSTLYSTGRHLYQIAKETPNSKVMNRLKLNSLSRMGIPSRAIIFSAIVVAVSAFINVLPGVSDAFALITASSSGVYIAIYILTMLAHLKYRKSKEFMPDGFVMPAYKVLNPLTIVFFLFVFVCLFLQESTYIGAIGATIWIILFGIYSNWKHNK